In Streptomyces thermolilacinus SPC6, a single genomic region encodes these proteins:
- a CDS encoding NAD-glutamate dehydrogenase, with product MQTKLDEAKAELLERAARVAENETGDRPDPGTVLEYLQRYYLHTAPEDLTDRDPVDVYGAALSHYRLAENRPQGTANVRVHTPTVEENGWTCSHSVVEVVTDDMPFLVDSVTNELSRQNRGIHLVVHPQVVVRRDVTGKLVEVITSGPGSEFGGHTRPQDALVESWIHVEIDRETDRADLKQITADLLRVLSDVREAVEDWEKMRDAALRLSEGLADEPTAADLRPSEVEEARELLRWLADDHFTFLGYREYNLVDGDALAAVPGTGLGILRSDPHHSGDDAHGHPVSPSFNRLPADARAKAREHKLLILTKANSRATVHRPSYLDYIGVKKFDAQGNVVGERRFLGLFSSAAYTESVRRVPVIRRKVAEVLDAAGFSPASHDGRDLLQILETYPRDELFQTPVDQLLSIVTSVLYLQERRRLRLYLRQDEYGRYYSALVYLPRDRFNTTVRERLTDILKEELGGTSVDFTAWNTESVLSRLHFVVRVPQGTTLTPLTDADADRIENRLAEAARSWADGFSEALNAETGEERAAELLRRYGNAFTEGYKADHSPRAAVADVLQMEQLTQGGEDFALSLYEPVGAAPGERRFKIYKTGAQVSLSAVLPVLNRLGVEVVDERPYELRCADRTHAWIYDFGLRMPAPAGSGGDYLGDDARERFQEAFAATWTGQAENDGFNALVLRAGLSWRQAMVLRAYAKYLRQAGSTFSQDYMEDTLRDNVHTTRLLVSLFEARMSPERQRAGTELTDGILEELDGALDQVASLDEDRILRSFLTVIKATLRTNFFQKDADGRPHAYVSMKFDPQAIPDLPAPRPAFEIWVYSPRVEGVHLRFGKVARGGLRWSDRREDFRTEILGLVKAQMVKNTVIVPVGAKGGFVAKQLPDPSVDRDAWMAEGIASYRTFISALLDITDNLVGGEVVPPADVVRHDEDDTYLVVAADKGTATFSDIANEVAVGYGFWLGDAFASGGSAGYDHKGMGITARGAWESVKRHFRELGHDTQTQDFTVVGVGDMSGDVFGNGMLLSEHIRLVAAFDHRHIFIDPNPDAAVSYAERRRLFELPRSSWADYNADLLSPGGGVHSRQAKSIPVNAHMRAALGIDEGVTKLTPAELMKAILKAPVDLLWNGGIGTYVKASSESHADVGDKANDAIRVNGEDLRVKVVGEGGNLGLTQLGRIEFARSGGPEGTGGKVNTDAIDNSAGVDTSDHEVNIKILLNGLVADGDMTVKQRNKILAEMTDEVGRLVLRNNYAQNVALALAVHQSGSLLHAHQRFLRRLESDGHLDRDLEFLPSDRQIRELLGTGKGLSQPELAVLMAYTKITVAEELIATDLPDDPYLRSLLHEYFPTTLREQFPDQIDAHALRREIITTILVNDTVNSGGSTFLHRLREETGASIAEIVRAQTAARAIFGLGGVWDAVEALDNRVPAEVQTRIRLHSRRLVERGTRWLLNNRPQPLQLAETIDFFGARVEQVWAELPKMLRGADLEWYEGLVTELTTAGVPGELAARVAGFSSAFPTLDIVAIADRTGKDALAVAEVYYDLADRLRITQLMDRIIELPRADRWQSMARAAIREDLYAAHAALTSDVLSAGNGTSTPEERFTAWEDKNASLLARARTTLEEIQGSDAFDLANLSVAMRTMRTLLRTHS from the coding sequence ATGCAGACCAAGCTGGACGAAGCCAAGGCCGAGCTGCTCGAACGGGCCGCCCGGGTAGCTGAGAACGAGACCGGGGACAGGCCCGACCCGGGCACCGTGCTCGAGTACCTCCAGCGTTACTACCTGCACACCGCTCCCGAGGACCTCACGGACCGCGACCCCGTCGACGTGTACGGCGCCGCGCTCTCCCACTACCGGCTGGCCGAGAACCGCCCCCAGGGCACGGCCAACGTCCGCGTGCACACGCCGACCGTCGAGGAGAACGGCTGGACGTGCAGCCACTCCGTGGTCGAGGTCGTCACCGACGACATGCCGTTCCTGGTGGACTCCGTCACCAACGAGCTGTCCCGGCAGAACCGCGGCATCCACCTCGTCGTGCACCCGCAGGTCGTCGTCCGCCGTGATGTGACCGGAAAGCTCGTCGAGGTCATCACCTCCGGCCCCGGCTCCGAGTTCGGCGGCCACACCAGGCCGCAGGACGCGCTGGTCGAGTCGTGGATCCACGTCGAGATCGACCGCGAGACCGACCGCGCCGACCTCAAGCAGATCACCGCCGACCTGCTGCGCGTCCTGTCCGACGTCCGCGAGGCCGTCGAGGACTGGGAGAAGATGCGCGACGCCGCGCTCCGCCTCTCCGAGGGCCTCGCCGACGAGCCGACCGCCGCCGACCTGCGGCCCAGCGAGGTCGAGGAGGCCCGCGAGCTGCTGCGCTGGCTGGCCGACGACCACTTCACGTTCCTCGGCTACCGCGAGTACAACCTCGTGGACGGCGACGCCCTCGCCGCCGTCCCCGGCACCGGCCTCGGCATCCTGCGCTCCGACCCGCACCACAGCGGCGACGACGCCCACGGCCACCCGGTCTCGCCGTCGTTCAACCGGCTGCCCGCCGACGCCCGCGCCAAGGCCCGCGAGCACAAGCTGCTCATCCTCACCAAGGCCAACAGCCGCGCCACCGTCCACCGCCCGTCGTACCTGGACTACATCGGCGTCAAGAAGTTCGACGCGCAGGGCAACGTCGTCGGCGAGCGCCGCTTCCTCGGCCTGTTCTCGTCCGCCGCGTACACCGAGTCCGTGCGGCGCGTCCCCGTCATCCGCCGAAAGGTCGCCGAGGTCCTCGACGCGGCGGGCTTCTCGCCCGCCAGCCACGACGGCCGCGACCTGCTGCAGATCCTGGAGACGTACCCCCGCGACGAGCTGTTCCAGACGCCCGTCGACCAGCTGCTGTCCATCGTCACCAGCGTCCTGTACCTCCAGGAGCGCCGCCGGCTGCGCCTCTACCTGCGCCAGGACGAGTACGGCCGCTACTACTCGGCGCTCGTCTACCTGCCGCGCGACCGGTTCAACACGACCGTCCGCGAGCGGCTCACCGACATCCTGAAGGAGGAGCTCGGCGGCACCAGCGTGGACTTCACCGCCTGGAACACCGAGTCCGTCCTCTCCCGCCTCCACTTCGTCGTCCGCGTCCCGCAGGGCACCACCCTCACCCCGCTCACCGACGCCGACGCCGACCGCATCGAGAACCGGCTCGCCGAGGCCGCCCGCTCCTGGGCCGACGGCTTCAGCGAGGCGCTCAACGCCGAGACCGGCGAGGAGCGCGCCGCCGAGCTGCTGCGCCGCTACGGCAACGCCTTCACCGAGGGCTACAAGGCCGACCACTCGCCGCGCGCCGCCGTCGCCGACGTCCTCCAGATGGAGCAGCTCACCCAGGGCGGCGAGGACTTCGCGCTGTCCCTGTACGAGCCGGTCGGCGCCGCCCCCGGCGAGCGCCGCTTCAAGATCTACAAGACGGGCGCGCAGGTCTCCCTCTCCGCCGTGCTGCCGGTCCTCAACCGGCTCGGCGTCGAGGTCGTCGACGAGCGGCCGTACGAGCTGCGCTGCGCCGACCGCACGCACGCCTGGATCTACGACTTCGGCCTGCGCATGCCCGCGCCCGCCGGGAGCGGCGGCGACTACCTGGGCGACGACGCCCGCGAGCGGTTCCAGGAGGCGTTCGCCGCGACCTGGACCGGGCAGGCCGAGAACGACGGCTTCAACGCCCTGGTGCTGCGCGCCGGGCTGTCCTGGCGGCAGGCGATGGTGCTGCGCGCGTACGCCAAGTACCTGCGGCAGGCCGGTTCGACGTTCAGCCAGGACTACATGGAGGACACCCTCCGCGACAACGTCCACACGACGCGGCTGCTCGTCTCGCTGTTCGAGGCGCGGATGTCGCCCGAGCGGCAGCGGGCCGGGACCGAGCTGACGGACGGCATCCTGGAGGAGCTCGACGGCGCCCTCGACCAGGTCGCCTCGCTCGACGAGGACCGCATCCTGCGCTCCTTCCTCACCGTCATCAAGGCGACCCTGCGGACCAACTTCTTCCAGAAGGACGCCGACGGGCGGCCGCACGCGTACGTGTCGATGAAGTTCGACCCGCAGGCCATCCCCGACCTGCCGGCGCCGCGCCCCGCGTTCGAGATCTGGGTGTACTCGCCCCGCGTCGAGGGCGTCCACCTGCGGTTCGGCAAGGTCGCGCGCGGTGGTCTGCGCTGGTCGGACCGGCGCGAGGACTTCCGTACGGAGATCCTCGGCCTGGTCAAGGCGCAGATGGTGAAGAACACCGTCATCGTCCCGGTCGGCGCGAAGGGCGGCTTCGTCGCCAAGCAGCTGCCCGACCCGTCCGTGGACCGCGACGCGTGGATGGCCGAGGGCATCGCCTCGTACCGGACGTTCATCTCCGCGCTGCTCGACATCACCGACAACCTGGTCGGCGGCGAGGTCGTGCCGCCCGCCGACGTGGTCCGCCACGACGAGGACGACACGTACCTGGTCGTCGCCGCCGACAAGGGCACCGCGACGTTCTCCGACATCGCCAACGAGGTCGCCGTCGGGTACGGCTTCTGGCTCGGTGACGCCTTCGCGTCCGGCGGCTCCGCCGGGTACGACCACAAGGGCATGGGCATCACCGCGCGCGGCGCGTGGGAGTCCGTGAAGCGGCACTTCCGCGAGCTGGGCCACGACACGCAGACGCAGGACTTCACCGTCGTCGGCGTCGGCGACATGTCCGGCGACGTGTTCGGCAACGGCATGCTGCTGTCCGAGCACATCCGGCTCGTCGCCGCGTTCGACCACCGGCACATCTTCATCGACCCGAACCCGGACGCGGCCGTCTCGTACGCCGAGCGGCGCCGCCTGTTCGAGCTGCCCCGCAGCTCCTGGGCCGACTACAACGCCGACCTGCTCTCCCCGGGCGGCGGCGTCCACTCGCGGCAGGCCAAGTCCATCCCGGTCAACGCCCACATGCGGGCGGCGCTCGGCATCGACGAGGGCGTCACCAAGCTGACCCCGGCCGAGCTGATGAAGGCGATCCTCAAGGCCCCGGTGGACCTGCTGTGGAACGGCGGCATCGGCACGTACGTCAAGGCGTCCAGCGAGTCGCACGCCGACGTCGGCGACAAGGCCAACGACGCGATCCGCGTCAACGGCGAGGACCTGCGCGTCAAGGTCGTCGGCGAGGGCGGCAACCTCGGCCTCACCCAGCTCGGACGGATCGAGTTCGCCCGCAGCGGCGGACCCGAGGGCACCGGCGGCAAGGTCAACACCGACGCCATCGACAACAGCGCGGGCGTGGACACCTCCGACCACGAGGTGAACATCAAGATCCTGCTGAACGGCCTCGTCGCGGACGGCGACATGACCGTCAAGCAGCGCAACAAGATCCTCGCGGAGATGACCGACGAGGTGGGCCGCCTGGTCCTGCGCAACAACTACGCGCAGAACGTGGCGCTCGCCCTCGCCGTCCACCAGTCCGGCTCCCTCCTCCACGCCCACCAGCGGTTCCTGCGCCGCCTGGAGAGCGACGGGCACCTCGACCGCGACCTGGAGTTCCTGCCCAGCGACCGGCAGATCCGCGAGCTGCTGGGCACGGGCAAGGGCCTCAGTCAGCCCGAGCTCGCCGTCCTCATGGCGTACACCAAGATCACGGTGGCGGAGGAGCTGATCGCCACCGACCTGCCGGACGACCCGTACCTGCGGAGCCTGCTCCACGAGTACTTCCCGACGACGCTGCGCGAGCAGTTCCCCGACCAGATCGACGCGCACGCGCTGCGCCGCGAGATCATCACCACGATCCTCGTGAACGACACGGTCAACAGCGGCGGCTCGACGTTCCTGCACCGCCTGCGGGAGGAGACCGGCGCGTCGATCGCGGAGATCGTCCGGGCGCAGACCGCCGCCCGCGCCATCTTCGGCCTGGGCGGGGTCTGGGACGCCGTCGAGGCGCTCGACAACAGGGTCCCGGCCGAGGTGCAGACCCGCATCCGGCTCCACTCGCGCCGCCTCGTCGAGCGCGGTACGCGCTGGCTGCTCAACAACCGGCCGCAGCCGCTCCAGCTCGCCGAGACGATCGACTTCTTCGGCGCCCGCGTCGAGCAGGTGTGGGCCGAGCTGCCGAAGATGCTGCGCGGCGCCGACCTGGAGTGGTACGAGGGCCTGGTCACCGAGCTGACCACGGCGGGCGTGCCGGGCGAGCTGGCGGCGCGGGTCGCCGGGTTCTCGTCGGCGTTCCCGACGCTGGACATCGTGGCCATCGCGGACCGCACCGGCAAGGACGCCCTCGCCGTCGCCGAGGTGTATTACGACCTCGCCGACCGGCTGCGGATCACGCAGCTGATGGACCGGATCATCGAGCTGCCGCGGGCCGACCGCTGGCAGTCGATGGCCCGCGCCGCGATCCGCGAGGACCTGTACGCGGCGCACGCCGCGCTCACCTCCGACGTGCTGTCGGCCGGGAACGGCACGTCCACGCCGGAGGAGCGGTTCACCGCCTGGGAGGACAAGAACGCCTCGCTGCTGGCGCGCGCCCGGACGACGCTGGAGGAGATCCAGGGCTCCGACGCGTTCGACCTGGCGAACCTTTCGGTGGCGATGCGGACGATGCGTACGCTGCTGCGCACCCACAGCTGA
- a CDS encoding glycosyltransferase 87 family protein, whose translation MTTHRLSAPPTFSRDRLRFRERHRPDLLPLLAVWAVSRAALLWLLTHDTLGIGEVGKEVHVLYRHWYERIAGGDLPADETTWQYPPGAALVILAPGGVPGLTYFQAFVALALLADLAVTLALARAGGDGAWYWTGGLPLLLHTPLARYDLPVTALAVAALLALRAGRARLGGVLAGLGALAKGWPLLTLTGTTPGPGTRRSWWSAVVTALVGAVALAVAYPHTLDFLRHQGGRGVQVESVGGTLLSLAHLVGWRGEVVFRYGAFEFAGPPVEAVATGSLVCTGVALLWLVMWRVRSLHWSDATPLDAALAAVLLVTVTSRVISPQYLVWALGLAAVCLTSRNTTQRPVALLLLPAAALTSFAYPLLYGEVLAVTPVGCLLMLARNGLLVAAALLSCRLLWEESAPDVLRVPWSTAAGAARQR comes from the coding sequence ATGACCACGCACCGGCTCAGCGCCCCGCCGACCTTCAGCCGTGACCGGCTCCGCTTCCGTGAGCGGCACCGGCCCGACCTCCTGCCCCTGCTCGCCGTCTGGGCGGTCAGCCGCGCCGCGCTGCTGTGGCTGCTGACCCACGACACGCTCGGCATCGGCGAGGTCGGCAAGGAGGTCCACGTCCTCTACCGCCACTGGTACGAGCGGATCGCGGGCGGCGACCTGCCCGCCGACGAGACGACCTGGCAGTACCCGCCCGGCGCCGCCCTGGTGATCCTCGCGCCGGGCGGCGTGCCGGGCCTCACGTACTTCCAGGCGTTCGTCGCGCTGGCCCTGCTCGCCGACCTCGCGGTGACCCTCGCCCTGGCGCGCGCCGGCGGGGACGGCGCCTGGTACTGGACCGGCGGCCTGCCCTTGCTGCTGCACACCCCGCTCGCCCGCTACGACCTGCCGGTCACCGCGCTGGCCGTGGCCGCCCTCCTCGCGCTGCGCGCCGGGCGGGCGCGGCTCGGCGGCGTACTGGCGGGGCTCGGCGCGCTCGCCAAGGGCTGGCCGCTGCTCACCCTGACCGGTACGACGCCGGGGCCCGGCACGCGGCGGTCCTGGTGGTCGGCGGTGGTCACCGCGCTGGTGGGTGCGGTGGCGCTGGCCGTGGCGTACCCGCACACCCTGGACTTCCTGCGGCACCAGGGCGGCCGGGGCGTGCAGGTGGAGTCGGTCGGCGGGACGCTGCTGTCGCTCGCGCACCTGGTGGGGTGGCGCGGGGAGGTCGTCTTCCGGTACGGGGCGTTCGAGTTCGCCGGGCCGCCCGTGGAGGCGGTCGCCACCGGGTCGCTGGTGTGCACCGGGGTGGCGCTGCTGTGGCTGGTGATGTGGCGGGTGCGGTCGCTGCACTGGTCGGACGCCACGCCCCTGGACGCGGCGCTGGCCGCCGTGCTGCTGGTGACGGTCACGAGCCGGGTGATCAGCCCCCAGTACCTCGTGTGGGCGCTGGGGCTGGCGGCGGTGTGCCTGACGTCCCGGAACACCACGCAGCGGCCGGTCGCCCTGCTGCTGTTGCCCGCCGCCGCGCTGACCTCGTTCGCCTACCCGCTGCTGTACGGGGAGGTGCTGGCCGTCACGCCGGTCGGGTGCCTGCTGATGCTGGCCCGCAACGGGCTGCTCGTCGCGGCAGCGCTGCTGTCGTGCCGGCTGCTGTGGGAGGAGTCGGCCCCGGACGTCCTGCGCGTCCCGTGGAGCACGGCCGCGGGCGCGGCACGGCAGCGGTAG
- a CDS encoding ABC transporter ATP-binding protein, which produces MAERVPTVVVDDVHVTYTVQGARSARPAGTSLLGRVLARGRAAPATRTVHAVKGVSFAAYKGEAIGLIGSNGSGKSTLLKAVAGLLPPSRGHVYTQGQPSLLGVNAALMGDLTGERNIVLGGLAMGMTRAEVKERYERIVEFSGINDKGDFVSLPMRTYSSGMGARLRFSIAAARSHDVLLIDEALATGDAAFRQRSQQRINELRAEAGTVFLVSHSNSTIRETCDRAIWLESGRVLMDGPSDEVVTAYERGTR; this is translated from the coding sequence GTGGCTGAACGCGTACCGACCGTCGTCGTGGACGACGTCCACGTGACCTACACCGTGCAGGGCGCGCGGTCCGCCCGCCCCGCCGGGACCTCGCTCCTCGGCAGGGTCCTCGCGCGAGGGAGGGCCGCCCCGGCGACCCGTACGGTGCACGCCGTCAAGGGCGTCAGCTTCGCCGCGTACAAGGGTGAGGCCATCGGGCTCATCGGCAGCAACGGCTCCGGCAAGTCCACGCTCCTGAAGGCCGTCGCGGGCCTGCTGCCGCCCAGCCGGGGCCACGTCTACACCCAGGGCCAGCCCAGCCTCCTCGGCGTCAACGCCGCGCTGATGGGCGACCTGACGGGCGAACGGAACATCGTCCTCGGCGGCCTCGCGATGGGCATGACCCGTGCGGAGGTGAAGGAGCGGTACGAGCGGATCGTGGAGTTCTCCGGGATCAACGACAAGGGTGACTTCGTGTCCCTGCCGATGCGCACGTACTCCTCCGGGATGGGCGCCCGGCTGCGGTTCTCCATCGCCGCCGCCCGCTCCCACGACGTGCTGCTCATCGACGAGGCGCTGGCCACCGGCGACGCGGCGTTCCGGCAGCGCAGCCAGCAGCGGATCAACGAACTGCGCGCCGAGGCGGGCACGGTGTTCCTCGTCAGCCACAGCAACTCGACCATCCGGGAGACCTGCGACCGGGCGATCTGGCTGGAGTCGGGCCGGGTCCTGATGGACGGCCCGTCCGACGAGGTGGTCACGGCGTACGAGCGCGGCACGCGCTGA